A window from Candidatus Nitrospira neomarina encodes these proteins:
- a CDS encoding glycosyltransferase family protein, whose product MDVLKQNIGILRDQDPILAAQILQVTGGTLSIQPAKSGMPTALVDSRYLHSAYDPVREAERWAEERVKECQAEETIVLLGVGLLYHVQALRQMLPHDQVVMVVVPDLSEFADCVSVRALEGWGEGVIWLTGSIPDMAVQVTQEAKRVRVLSYEPAVTVHREAYEHFRLQLREHLAQQLSGALHIMVVGPIYGGSLPIARYVVNALEGLGHRVSWVDHSPHYAGYQNLETIRDHRLRLTVQQRMSEMLAVISLAHVAEDPPDLVLALSQAPLTMAVLEQMRRKKVLTAMWFVENFRHLTYWQQMVTGYDFWFVMQEAACLDAFRKAGAKHVSYLPLAADPSIHQPRTFTEEERQQFGADVSFLGAGYRNRRHILPSLVGHEWTFKLWGNEWDNPGALASVLQRGGARIDTSTSVKIFNATSVNINLHSYTGDGFDPEGDGVNPRTFELASCGAFQVVDTRTLLPALFDESMMAIINNPDQLLPTVQTYLHEPARRVAMAELSRKRLLEAHTYEHRMKTFLGAVGMASPDRLGAILQGDRHAESLVARSGKTPELIPMLKQFPPTDRVELVDVAKSIRNKGPEARLNREELLILMMDEYRQEKRDFL is encoded by the coding sequence ATGGACGTGTTGAAACAAAATATCGGTATTCTTCGCGACCAGGATCCGATACTTGCCGCTCAGATCCTCCAGGTAACAGGAGGGACCCTGTCGATCCAACCAGCTAAATCTGGAATGCCCACCGCGCTTGTCGACTCCCGATATCTCCATAGTGCGTATGATCCGGTTCGCGAGGCGGAGCGATGGGCTGAAGAACGCGTGAAAGAGTGTCAAGCAGAGGAAACTATTGTCCTCCTTGGCGTGGGACTGCTCTACCATGTGCAAGCCTTGCGTCAGATGTTGCCCCATGACCAGGTCGTAATGGTCGTCGTGCCGGATCTTTCTGAATTTGCGGATTGTGTCTCGGTCCGGGCGCTGGAAGGGTGGGGGGAAGGGGTGATATGGCTGACGGGTTCCATTCCTGATATGGCTGTCCAAGTGACACAGGAAGCCAAGCGGGTGCGTGTTCTGAGTTACGAACCTGCGGTCACGGTTCATCGTGAGGCCTATGAACACTTTCGACTGCAACTTCGTGAGCATCTCGCTCAACAATTAAGCGGGGCGCTTCACATCATGGTGGTCGGACCTATTTATGGCGGGTCGTTGCCGATCGCCCGATATGTGGTCAATGCCTTGGAAGGTCTTGGACATCGTGTAAGTTGGGTGGATCATAGTCCTCATTACGCGGGATATCAGAATTTGGAAACGATCCGTGATCACCGGTTGCGGCTCACCGTCCAGCAACGGATGAGTGAAATGCTGGCGGTGATAAGCCTTGCTCATGTGGCAGAAGATCCCCCGGATCTCGTGTTAGCTTTGTCCCAGGCGCCATTGACCATGGCCGTTTTAGAGCAAATGCGTCGAAAGAAGGTGTTAACGGCCATGTGGTTTGTGGAAAATTTTCGGCATTTAACCTATTGGCAGCAGATGGTGACGGGGTATGACTTTTGGTTTGTGATGCAAGAAGCCGCATGCTTGGACGCTTTCAGAAAAGCCGGCGCCAAACACGTCTCGTATCTTCCCTTAGCTGCTGATCCGTCCATTCATCAACCTAGGACCTTCACCGAAGAAGAGCGACAGCAGTTTGGTGCAGACGTCTCGTTTTTAGGAGCAGGGTATAGAAATCGGCGACATATCCTCCCATCCCTGGTTGGCCATGAGTGGACATTTAAATTGTGGGGGAATGAATGGGACAACCCGGGGGCGTTAGCGTCGGTTCTTCAGAGAGGGGGCGCACGTATTGATACCTCCACCAGTGTAAAAATTTTCAATGCCACCTCGGTCAATATTAATTTGCATTCGTATACGGGAGACGGATTCGATCCGGAGGGAGATGGGGTGAATCCCAGGACATTTGAATTAGCCAGTTGCGGGGCGTTTCAAGTGGTTGATACTCGAACCTTGCTCCCGGCCCTCTTTGATGAATCGATGATGGCCATAATCAACAATCCGGATCAGCTCCTCCCAACCGTCCAAACCTATCTGCACGAACCAGCCAGGCGAGTGGCCATGGCTGAATTGTCCCGGAAGCGCCTATTAGAAGCGCATACGTACGAACATCGGATGAAAACCTTCTTAGGCGCCGTGGGTATGGCGAGTCCTGACCGGTTAGGAGCTATCCTTCAGGGGGACCGTCATGCTGAATCCTTAGTGGCGCGAAGTGGGAAGACTCCGGAACTGATTCCCATGCTGAAGCAGTTTCCTCCAACCGATCGTGTGGAGTTAGTGGATGTGGCGAAAAGTATTCGGAATAAGGGGCCTGAAGCCCGGTTGAACCGTGAGGAACTACTGATTCTGATGATGGATGAATACCGCCAGGAAAAACGGGATTTTCTTTGA
- a CDS encoding glycosyltransferase family 9 protein translates to MNKQVLIINITRMGDLIQMVPLLSRLEEEWPGVAIDLIVDKEFAHVASLIPGIRQVLMFDFQLLMDESRVRARDVVSLYRELAGWVQPLLQVGYDRVVNLTFNRRSAFLMKYFGCADERGMTTTQDGSFVVKNPWMKYFVDFHVYRQLNRFNIVDLFSLGGSGPGSFSPLRLSVPQHMKEWARTYVRQAGTADEWIGIQVGASDPMKAWRPEYFGQMMACLSQKQPVGFVLIGTKKEEAEVQEAIRCYRQAGGLGNICEAVGQTTVPQLVALLEHCVLMVTNDTGPMHMAVGVNTPVLNVSVGHVNFWETGPFGPGHWVVQPEIMCGPCGFDKVCPHHACKDQIIPQEVAELCLHLLGNRPFPSFSSKIRVYEGGVNEDHLGTFIIRAGTEEPRISWYAEYWRQYWYKSFTGTPSLVPFFPTPPPDFSDCEQVWRRLASQLDQLCIQADTVVDMCRQRPIPVNRLKTCQYQLKVDTLTMQQIARPSLAFGPLAMAFFRDTFSLEALTLSGMAEEHARAYHIFRTRGEENFRRLEGMLSHDPRGILYARTIG, encoded by the coding sequence ATGAATAAACAAGTCCTCATTATTAATATTACCCGGATGGGTGATTTAATTCAGATGGTGCCCCTTCTTTCACGGTTAGAGGAAGAATGGCCGGGTGTGGCCATTGATCTGATTGTTGATAAAGAATTTGCGCATGTCGCCAGCCTGATTCCTGGGATTCGACAGGTGTTGATGTTTGACTTTCAGCTGCTGATGGATGAAAGCCGGGTGCGAGCGCGAGACGTGGTTTCTCTCTACCGGGAACTTGCCGGTTGGGTCCAACCGTTACTTCAGGTTGGGTACGATCGTGTGGTGAACCTGACCTTTAATCGCCGCAGTGCGTTTCTGATGAAATATTTCGGGTGTGCAGATGAGCGAGGAATGACCACGACCCAGGATGGGAGTTTCGTGGTGAAAAATCCTTGGATGAAATATTTCGTGGATTTCCATGTGTATCGACAATTGAATCGGTTCAATATCGTGGATCTTTTTTCGCTTGGTGGGAGCGGGCCAGGTTCGTTTTCTCCCCTTCGCTTATCTGTTCCCCAGCACATGAAAGAATGGGCACGGACCTATGTGAGACAAGCAGGAACGGCTGATGAGTGGATTGGCATTCAAGTCGGCGCCAGTGATCCGATGAAAGCCTGGCGACCGGAGTACTTTGGACAAATGATGGCGTGTCTCAGCCAAAAACAGCCGGTCGGATTTGTGTTGATTGGCACGAAGAAAGAAGAGGCGGAGGTTCAGGAGGCTATTCGGTGTTACCGGCAGGCGGGAGGATTGGGGAACATCTGTGAAGCCGTTGGCCAAACCACTGTCCCGCAACTGGTGGCCTTACTTGAACATTGTGTCTTGATGGTGACCAATGACACGGGGCCCATGCATATGGCTGTGGGAGTGAATACGCCGGTTCTGAACGTGTCGGTGGGTCATGTGAATTTTTGGGAAACCGGACCGTTTGGACCAGGGCATTGGGTGGTTCAACCCGAGATCATGTGTGGCCCATGCGGATTCGATAAGGTCTGCCCTCACCATGCCTGTAAAGACCAGATCATTCCTCAAGAGGTGGCTGAGCTCTGCTTACATCTCTTGGGTAATCGTCCCTTTCCATCGTTTTCGTCCAAGATTCGAGTATATGAAGGTGGCGTCAATGAAGATCATTTAGGGACATTTATAATAAGAGCGGGAACGGAAGAGCCACGCATCTCCTGGTACGCGGAGTATTGGCGGCAATACTGGTATAAATCCTTTACCGGTACCCCTAGCCTGGTCCCTTTTTTCCCAACGCCTCCACCGGATTTTTCAGACTGCGAGCAGGTATGGCGTCGCTTGGCTTCCCAGCTCGATCAGTTGTGTATTCAGGCAGACACCGTAGTGGATATGTGTCGTCAAAGGCCGATTCCGGTTAACCGGTTAAAAACGTGCCAGTACCAACTTAAAGTTGACACACTCACGATGCAACAGATCGCCAGGCCGTCATTGGCCTTTGGTCCTTTAGCGATGGCTTTTTTCCGAGATACCTTTAGCTTGGAGGCCTTGACCCTTAGCGGCATGGCCGAAGAACATGCCCGAGCGTATCATATATTTCGCACTCGAGGGGAAGAAAATTTTAGGCGGTTGGAAGGAATGCTTTCTCATGATCCAAGGGGGATTTTGTATGCACGTACAATTGGATGA
- a CDS encoding flagellin N-terminal helical domain-containing protein encodes MALVVNNNIASLNAQRNLGVSSSQLEGSVARLSSGLRITRAADDAAGLGISETLRAQIRSINQAVRNSNDGISLLQIADGGAEGIGNLLGRLRELAEQSASGILGSNERSFLDQEFVALRSEIDRISSVTEFNGVKLLSGTDNDSLSIQIGFRSSANDTLSLSLNDLNTSTLNLASTNVSTSGNALDALSNIDSAISAVASARANIGSLQNRIDAAVGNLQVAGENITAAESRIRDADIAFESAKFVRNQILVQAGTSILAQANTLPQQALALLQ; translated from the coding sequence ATGGCACTTGTCGTTAACAACAACATCGCATCGCTCAACGCTCAACGGAATTTGGGCGTGTCCAGTTCTCAATTGGAAGGATCGGTCGCCCGTCTTTCTTCGGGTTTGCGAATTACCCGAGCTGCAGACGATGCTGCAGGTTTAGGAATTTCCGAAACCTTGCGGGCTCAGATTCGTAGTATTAATCAAGCGGTCAGAAATTCCAACGACGGCATCAGTTTACTCCAAATTGCTGACGGTGGTGCGGAAGGCATCGGCAATCTATTAGGCCGCCTTCGGGAACTAGCCGAGCAATCAGCCAGTGGAATCCTTGGCTCGAATGAACGATCCTTCCTTGATCAGGAATTTGTGGCCCTTCGCTCTGAAATCGATCGAATCTCTTCTGTGACAGAGTTTAACGGAGTGAAATTGTTAAGTGGAACCGATAACGACTCCTTGAGTATCCAAATTGGTTTCCGGAGTTCAGCGAATGATACGCTTTCCTTGTCACTCAATGACTTGAATACAAGTACATTAAACCTCGCCTCGACCAATGTGTCGACTTCCGGCAATGCGTTAGACGCATTGTCTAACATTGATAGCGCCATTAGTGCCGTGGCGTCTGCTCGTGCAAATATCGGGTCCTTGCAAAACAGGATTGATGCTGCTGTCGGCAATCTGCAAGTTGCCGGTGAGAATATCACCGCTGCTGAATCACGGATTCGTGATGCTGATATTGCCTTTGAGTCAGCGAAGTTCGTCAGGAACCAAATATTAGTTCAGGCCGGTACCTCAATATTGGCTCAAGCCAATACGTTGCCTCAGCAAGCCCTCGCCTTGCTGCAGTAA
- a CDS encoding flagellar protein FlaG, translating to MRDGQKPSTGDIQRKSETKQPVYDPDFTEELTANEPLTAEQVQATVARLQETVKQVDPRIEISLEKDINQVIFRVVDKESGDLIRQIPSEQIVDLARLFSGQSGLFVEENI from the coding sequence GTGCGGGATGGACAGAAGCCCAGCACGGGGGATATTCAGCGCAAATCAGAGACAAAACAGCCAGTTTATGACCCAGACTTTACTGAGGAATTAACGGCCAATGAACCATTGACGGCGGAACAGGTCCAAGCAACAGTGGCTCGGCTTCAAGAAACGGTGAAGCAGGTTGATCCCCGGATTGAGATTTCTTTGGAAAAGGATATTAATCAGGTGATTTTTCGAGTCGTGGATAAAGAATCAGGTGACCTTATCCGACAAATACCTTCAGAACAGATAGTAGATCTTGCGCGGTTATTTTCCGGACAGTCAGGTTTGTTTGTAGAAGAGAACATTTAG
- the fliD gene encoding flagellar filament capping protein FliD, producing MAISFGGLGNGVDFGPVIDALVQAERLPIDGLTQKKLQAQKKQTELGLLGAKLLSFQGLASGLRNRVSFNKNQVNVASPSAQTPLLATVSSSAAPGTYQVTVNQLASAHQIISKASTAVSQTDADIVGGASGTFQFQVGTGSIQTVNLEATGTLDDLRVAINDLGAGVSASILNTGSEASPQFRLVLSANETGLDQAITIVADDTTLDTATTGVDTFQAAQDSEVVLGVTDAGAGTTAITITRSTNTLTDVVAGLTLNLQAVDATNPVTISVSQDNGAVKEAISDFVNSYNEIVTFVNERTFYNTETKERGIFVGESLARTVLDRIRGSVFSQISGLTTYSGASQIGFETQTADGTIKLNETTLDSALSTNFSAVRDLFVKNTTTGTNGIADLTVNAIDGLDDIDTGSLTRRQNALTKQVNDFTNQISLKEEALARFEEQQRLKFANLDGLLASLQSQLKQLQNAFPLSNG from the coding sequence ATGGCTATTAGTTTCGGTGGGCTTGGAAATGGCGTTGATTTTGGACCGGTTATCGATGCGCTAGTTCAGGCAGAACGCCTTCCCATTGATGGCCTGACCCAGAAAAAGCTTCAGGCCCAAAAAAAACAAACCGAATTGGGTCTGTTAGGGGCTAAACTACTCAGCTTTCAAGGTCTGGCGAGCGGTCTCCGCAATCGAGTCAGTTTTAATAAAAATCAAGTTAATGTCGCCTCACCTAGTGCCCAAACCCCATTATTGGCTACTGTTTCGTCGTCTGCGGCCCCAGGCACCTATCAGGTAACAGTAAATCAGTTGGCCTCCGCACATCAAATTATTTCTAAGGCTTCCACGGCAGTTTCCCAAACTGATGCGGATATTGTTGGTGGCGCATCCGGGACGTTTCAATTTCAAGTGGGCACCGGCTCGATTCAAACGGTGAATTTAGAGGCCACGGGTACCTTGGATGATTTACGAGTCGCAATAAATGATCTGGGAGCCGGAGTGAGTGCTTCAATTCTGAATACCGGGAGTGAAGCTTCACCCCAATTTCGTCTCGTGTTGTCAGCGAATGAGACTGGGCTCGACCAGGCCATCACAATTGTGGCTGACGATACAACATTAGATACGGCGACGACTGGAGTGGATACGTTTCAAGCCGCTCAGGATTCCGAAGTCGTATTGGGGGTAACGGATGCCGGAGCCGGGACCACGGCCATTACGATCACCCGTTCGACCAATACACTCACTGACGTCGTTGCAGGCCTTACTCTCAATCTTCAAGCGGTGGATGCCACCAATCCTGTCACGATCTCGGTGAGTCAGGATAATGGAGCTGTCAAAGAAGCAATCTCAGATTTTGTGAATAGTTACAATGAGATCGTCACATTTGTCAATGAGCGAACTTTTTATAATACTGAAACGAAAGAAAGAGGGATTTTTGTTGGAGAGAGTTTAGCTCGAACCGTTCTTGATCGAATTAGGGGATCAGTTTTTTCCCAAATCAGCGGATTGACGACATACTCAGGCGCTTCACAAATTGGGTTTGAGACACAAACTGCCGATGGGACGATTAAGCTGAACGAAACAACATTAGATTCGGCCTTGAGTACCAACTTTTCCGCTGTACGTGATTTGTTCGTTAAGAATACCACCACCGGCACCAATGGGATTGCGGATTTGACCGTGAATGCCATTGATGGATTGGATGATATCGACACGGGCTCTCTCACGCGTCGCCAAAATGCCTTAACGAAACAAGTGAATGATTTTACGAATCAAATTTCTTTGAAGGAAGAAGCCTTGGCCCGTTTTGAGGAGCAACAACGTTTAAAGTTTGCCAATTTGGATGGATTATTGGCCTCGTTGCAAAGTCAATTGAAACAGTTACAGAACGCATTCCCGTTGAGTAATGGCTAA
- the fliS gene encoding flagellar export chaperone FliS, with protein MMVGAQAYANTQIQTASNVQVIVLLYDGAISSMKLAQEGMSTLNYQDKARFLDRALRVIGELSASLNMEEGGGIAKDLRRMYEYMQFELTQANLKNEPRRLEGPIRCLSLLREAWVDLAVQETKPQAVGI; from the coding sequence ATGATGGTTGGTGCTCAGGCTTATGCAAACACGCAAATTCAAACTGCGTCTAACGTTCAAGTGATTGTGTTGCTATATGATGGGGCCATTTCTTCCATGAAACTTGCACAAGAGGGAATGTCCACCTTGAATTATCAGGATAAGGCCCGATTTCTTGATCGTGCCCTTCGTGTGATCGGGGAATTGTCCGCTTCCCTCAATATGGAGGAGGGCGGGGGGATCGCAAAAGACCTCCGCCGTATGTATGAGTACATGCAATTTGAATTGACGCAAGCCAACCTGAAAAACGAACCCCGGCGCTTAGAAGGCCCTATCCGTTGTCTGTCTCTCTTACGAGAGGCCTGGGTGGATTTGGCCGTTCAAGAAACCAAGCCACAGGCAGTTGGGATATAA
- a CDS encoding PilZ domain-containing protein, with protein sequence MDIVASEDRRQDCRVEVPVCLWVEIPLAFSYEMIDLDGAEFSQWQWDELAVSPDLVKAMVDEKDLTIRDPLLLQMVTRIDWMLTSILRTLGKDKNLKGAIPELTKVSLCGSGIKFYSEDSYPLGSFLVLRLILRPFIPIQAVGKIVRVDTKTKGKEQGFEIAVEFTKISSDDREAIIRHTLRSQATMQRLRLKQPDDSVLD encoded by the coding sequence ATGGATATTGTGGCTTCTGAGGATCGACGTCAAGATTGTCGTGTAGAGGTGCCTGTATGTCTGTGGGTTGAGATTCCTCTTGCCTTTTCCTATGAAATGATTGATCTTGATGGGGCAGAATTCAGCCAGTGGCAATGGGATGAGCTGGCGGTCTCACCGGATCTAGTGAAAGCGATGGTGGATGAGAAGGATCTTACCATCCGTGATCCTTTGCTCTTGCAAATGGTCACGAGGATTGACTGGATGTTGACATCCATCCTCCGGACTTTGGGAAAAGATAAAAATCTAAAGGGGGCTATTCCAGAATTAACGAAAGTGAGCCTATGCGGTTCCGGAATTAAATTTTATTCTGAGGACTCATATCCCCTTGGTTCTTTTCTCGTTCTACGCCTCATTTTGCGGCCATTTATCCCGATTCAGGCTGTTGGGAAAATTGTTAGGGTAGATACTAAAACAAAAGGCAAGGAACAAGGATTTGAGATCGCGGTGGAGTTCACCAAAATTTCTTCTGATGATCGCGAAGCGATTATTCGACACACACTTCGGTCTCAAGCCACCATGCAACGGCTTCGTCTCAAGCAACCTGACGATTCCGTCCTTGACTAG
- a CDS encoding CsgG/HfaB family protein, protein MSRHSHLNWLGRGLQEMLVSDLARWPQLEVVSRDALGSVLREQWLQQRGFSSSENLVGLGQLKGVRYLIQGRIYLQQHTLSVDLQIVDVETGVVVSSVNAQGIESDIPGLEQGLVTHLIGVFDPSLDGVSRSMVDKSSEDSKPRWWDSGVDKNGRQVISSGPNSSSMVSHLDAFLSLEKLTYQRREAYRLAETIWEKGFVIEMGQPLYQVWHFSIDPTRFLPVMAIPLSLFFSPHRISNIFDQAQKSGTDSGGDVDSDGFSTTLDEGSGARSLFIEHFQKPRRVFIRALNEKQDVLAIYSDWGWRTEHKFSMRGTQGVSVPMWPKPFVTGLVKFPVDWVERERQHVTFDSVVVPVPDEHVLVVLEPIGEFKAEETQILPLADRENILLQRLETLIKSNWAPAITEGLPIRGYLPGNKRTAVGVVHVQEGKIRDIQFHHWPEDPFFLESLQDLQIQLLGACLECQDSGMVVPHLPDPVKTIRLQLTLVKDISALHLGSRSH, encoded by the coding sequence ATGAGCCGGCATTCCCATCTAAATTGGCTGGGTCGTGGACTTCAAGAAATGCTGGTCAGTGATTTGGCTCGATGGCCACAACTTGAGGTGGTATCGCGAGATGCACTGGGTTCGGTCTTAAGGGAGCAATGGCTTCAACAAAGAGGATTTTCTTCAAGTGAAAATCTTGTCGGTCTAGGACAATTAAAAGGAGTACGATATCTCATTCAAGGGAGAATTTACCTGCAGCAGCACACTCTCTCCGTGGATCTGCAGATTGTCGACGTAGAGACTGGGGTGGTCGTGAGCTCAGTCAACGCTCAGGGGATAGAGTCGGATATTCCTGGTTTGGAGCAAGGCCTTGTGACTCACCTCATTGGTGTGTTTGACCCTTCTCTTGATGGAGTTAGCCGATCAATGGTTGATAAAAGTTCGGAAGACTCGAAGCCACGCTGGTGGGATTCTGGAGTTGACAAGAATGGGCGACAGGTGATTTCCTCCGGACCAAATTCTTCATCGATGGTGTCCCATCTTGATGCATTTCTATCATTGGAAAAGCTCACATATCAGCGCCGGGAAGCGTATCGGTTAGCAGAAACGATTTGGGAGAAGGGATTTGTTATTGAAATGGGGCAGCCCCTGTATCAGGTTTGGCACTTTTCGATTGATCCCACAAGGTTTTTGCCGGTCATGGCTATTCCTCTTTCATTGTTTTTCTCTCCACACCGGATTTCCAATATTTTCGACCAAGCGCAAAAGTCAGGAACCGATTCGGGGGGGGATGTAGATTCTGATGGATTTAGCACGACCCTAGATGAGGGTTCAGGAGCCCGGTCATTATTTATTGAACATTTTCAAAAGCCCCGGCGCGTATTCATCCGTGCTCTTAATGAAAAGCAGGATGTGCTGGCGATTTATTCCGATTGGGGGTGGCGGACCGAACATAAATTTTCAATGCGAGGTACTCAAGGGGTATCCGTACCTATGTGGCCGAAACCGTTTGTTACCGGGCTCGTCAAATTCCCGGTTGATTGGGTTGAGCGGGAAAGGCAGCATGTGACATTTGATAGCGTGGTAGTTCCCGTGCCGGACGAGCACGTTCTTGTTGTGCTGGAGCCCATCGGAGAGTTCAAAGCGGAGGAAACCCAGATTTTGCCCCTGGCTGATAGGGAAAACATTCTTCTTCAGAGGTTAGAAACTCTGATTAAATCCAATTGGGCTCCTGCGATAACGGAAGGGTTGCCAATCCGAGGGTATCTCCCAGGTAACAAACGGACGGCAGTGGGCGTCGTCCATGTGCAAGAGGGGAAAATTCGTGACATCCAGTTTCACCATTGGCCTGAGGATCCATTTTTTCTTGAAAGCTTACAAGATCTTCAAATACAGTTATTGGGGGCTTGCCTGGAGTGTCAGGATTCCGGGATGGTCGTTCCCCATCTCCCCGATCCGGTTAAAACAATTCGTTTACAACTCACACTGGTGAAAGACATTTCCGCCCTCCATCTCGGCAGTCGCTCTCACTAA
- a CDS encoding HD domain-containing protein has translation MAVLEPLSSPFDGVSLLADPIHGYISITVPYQEPHPTEQTEKDLIDSPWVQRLRYILQLQSAHWVYPGAEHTRFQHSLGTMHLAGRFMARLYPSLCQTVSEVPSRHFLEEFIRITALLHDIGHGPFCHFFDHHFLHKFNLTHEVVGQHIIRDHLGPIIKKICRSPSGPFAPGEQLDPEHIAFLILKDPHKSTKHLPPWVIALQPLLGGIYTPDNCDYVLRDSYMCGVAIGPVDIERLLHYTFFSSQGLTIHQSGLPALQMFLHARLYLYANVYYHRTTRAIDFHLQEIFQPTMEILCKKNPLQSLPHYLHLTDWHVIETVRSWKHARSMHKRQLGMEWSQIIGRHVKWKTAFSTLLPIIQPASSSFQPQVFLSRMRRLLPTKYRHQDIRVDFAHKDPRPINLLNMGNFQIFVWNPAKGTVEKDILQKYLQYLPARMITLRVFSQDHSIDKILAKAAEETLRRHWPTLIQPVSVL, from the coding sequence ATGGCCGTGTTAGAACCCCTCTCATCCCCATTTGATGGCGTCTCGCTTCTGGCCGACCCTATTCACGGCTATATTTCCATCACCGTTCCCTATCAAGAACCACATCCTACGGAACAGACCGAAAAGGATTTGATTGATTCTCCCTGGGTTCAACGACTTCGGTATATTCTCCAACTTCAGAGTGCGCATTGGGTCTATCCGGGCGCCGAACATACCCGCTTCCAGCATTCCCTCGGGACCATGCACCTGGCAGGTCGATTTATGGCTCGCCTCTATCCGTCGCTTTGCCAAACCGTCTCCGAAGTACCATCGCGTCATTTTCTGGAAGAATTTATTCGTATCACGGCCCTGCTCCACGATATCGGACATGGCCCCTTCTGCCATTTTTTCGACCATCATTTCCTGCATAAATTTAACCTGACGCATGAAGTGGTCGGCCAACACATTATACGTGACCATTTGGGGCCAATTATAAAAAAGATCTGTCGGAGTCCCTCCGGGCCATTTGCTCCAGGAGAGCAATTGGATCCGGAACATATCGCCTTCCTTATTCTCAAGGATCCTCACAAATCGACAAAACATCTCCCACCGTGGGTTATCGCCTTACAACCCCTTCTTGGCGGAATTTATACCCCGGACAATTGCGACTACGTCCTCAGGGATTCCTACATGTGCGGAGTAGCCATTGGCCCTGTAGATATTGAACGACTCCTTCATTACACCTTCTTTTCATCACAGGGACTCACGATCCACCAATCAGGACTTCCGGCATTGCAAATGTTTTTACACGCGCGCCTCTATCTCTACGCCAACGTCTACTACCATCGCACCACGCGGGCGATCGACTTTCATCTCCAGGAAATTTTTCAACCCACCATGGAAATCCTGTGCAAAAAAAATCCTCTCCAATCCTTACCTCATTACCTACATTTAACCGATTGGCACGTCATCGAAACGGTGCGTTCATGGAAGCACGCTCGATCCATGCATAAACGACAACTGGGAATGGAATGGAGTCAAATTATCGGAAGACACGTGAAGTGGAAAACCGCATTCAGCACGCTGCTGCCCATCATTCAGCCGGCATCATCATCCTTTCAACCTCAGGTCTTTCTGAGCCGGATGCGTCGATTGTTACCTACTAAATATCGTCACCAAGATATTCGAGTAGACTTTGCTCATAAGGACCCTCGCCCCATTAATTTGCTCAACATGGGAAACTTTCAAATATTTGTCTGGAACCCGGCCAAAGGCACGGTCGAAAAGGACATCCTTCAAAAATACCTTCAGTATCTTCCAGCCCGGATGATCACTCTGCGAGTATTCAGCCAGGATCATTCCATCGATAAGATCCTAGCCAAAGCTGCCGAGGAAACCCTACGACGGCACTGGCCGACTTTAATTCAACCGGTTTCAGTGCTATAA
- a CDS encoding DUF2062 domain-containing protein codes for MVTLESVRQQLTHVLHLRETPHRTAMAFALGVFIAFAPHYLFHTASVVFCAWAFRLNFLALFLGSLINNPWTLIPILAASLYTGMLLMGASSSATIEWDQMRVDNIFDMLSPYLIPFLVGACALAIVGSLIAYPVMRWVITRYRGLKNS; via the coding sequence ATGGTAACGCTTGAGTCTGTCCGCCAACAATTGACTCATGTCTTACATCTTCGGGAAACTCCTCACCGCACAGCCATGGCCTTTGCTCTAGGTGTGTTTATCGCCTTCGCACCACATTATTTGTTCCACACCGCCAGCGTGGTATTCTGCGCCTGGGCCTTCCGGCTGAATTTTTTAGCGCTCTTTCTGGGGTCATTAATCAACAATCCCTGGACACTCATTCCAATCTTAGCTGCCAGTCTCTACACCGGAATGCTATTGATGGGCGCATCCTCATCAGCCACGATTGAGTGGGATCAGATGAGGGTGGACAATATATTTGATATGCTTTCCCCCTACCTCATTCCTTTTCTCGTTGGGGCCTGTGCCCTGGCGATTGTCGGATCGTTGATCGCCTATCCCGTCATGCGATGGGTCATCACCCGATACCGGGGGCTTAAGAATTCCTAG